In Vibrio kanaloae, the genomic stretch GTTGGCTCTCGTTGCCCTGATGAGAAATAAGTATCGGTTATAGTGTTTATAAGTGGAAAATCAGAGCAGACCAACTAGGATGAATTACATTAAACCCTATAATTAATTCAACCACATGGTAGTGCTATGAAAAAAATAACCCTTTTGTCAGTTGCAATTTTATCTAGCCTTTCTTTCTCGTCTTTTGCTAAAGATTGTGATCCTAATTTGCTGCCTTCTTGGAAGGATGGTGAGAGTAAATCAGCCATCGTGGATTTCGTTGGTCAAGCCACCAAAGCAGAGTCTGATACTTTTGTATCGGTTCAAGATCGTATTGCTGTGTTCGATAACGACGGTACGCTATGGTCAGAAAAACCTTATTACTTCCAACTGGCCTTTGCGCTAGATCGTGTAAAAGAGATGGCGCCTGAACACCCCGAATGGAAAACAGAAGCACCGTTTAAGTTTGTACTTGAAGAGGATATTGAGAGCGTTCTAGGTAGTGGTGAAGAAGGGTTGTTGAAAATTATTATGGCGACACACTCTGGTATGACCGTTGAGCAATACCAACAAGATGTTAAGCAATGGTTGGCGGTAGCAAAAGACGAGCGTTTTAACAAAGCCTACACAGACCTGACTTATCAGCCAATGAAAGAGATGCTGACTTATCTGCAAGATCATGACTTTAAGACTTACATCGTGTCGGGAGGTGGCGTTGATTTTATGAGAGCGTGGGCTCCGCAAGCGTATAACATTCCGCCAGAGCAGATCATCGGCAGCGCGCTTAAATACAACTACAGCTACAACGATGGTAATCCGACCGTGACCAAAGACTCGTCCATTTTGACGATTGATGATAAAGCCGGAAAAGTCACTAATATTCAGCATATTATCGGTAAGAAGCCGATTTTGGCGGTGGGTAACTCAGACGGTGATCAAGCGATGATGCAATGGGCAACCAGTCAACCAAATTCAATGGCAATGATTGTTCACCATACTGACGCCGAGCGCGAGTGGAAGTACGATCGCGAATCTCATGTCGGTAAGCTTGATAAAGCACTCGATGAAGCGAATTCTAGAGATGATTGGACACTGATCGACATGAAGTCCGATTGGTGTGAGGTGTATTAACACCTAGCTAACTCTTCACTAAAACAAAAAAAGGCTCGGATTTTTAATTCGAGCCTTTTTGGGAACGGACGTTTTTTAACTCAGAATTACGGGGAACGGTTTTGCAAACAATAGAGGCCTAATGTCTCGCTTTAAGCAAGAACGTACTATAAATTTTTAGCGCATGGCGGTTTAATCGGGGTAGTCGGAAAATAAAGGAATAGAAACATGAAAACGATCGGTTTACTTGGCGGTATGAGTTGGGAGTCGACAATGAGCTATTATAAATCCATTAACGAAGGTGTAAAAGCCACACTCGGCGGACTCAATTCTGCAAAGGTTTGTATGTATAGCTTGAACTTCGATGAGATAGAAAAACTGCAACACCAAGGTCGTTGGGCTGATACTGCAGACATCTTGTCGGACGCGGCTTTATCGGTTGAAAAAGGCGGGGCGGATTTCATCCTGATTTGTACCAATACTATGCATAAGGTCGTTCCTGAGATCGAAGAGAAGATCACGATTCCTATCTTGCACATCGCTGATACCACCGCGCAGAAGTTGATTGAGCAAGGTGTACAAAAAGTAGGACTGCTTGGTACGGCTTTCACGATGGAGCAGGATTTCTACAAAGGGCGCTTAACCGATAAATTCGGTATCGATGTTGTGATTCCTGATGAAAGTGATCGAAAACAAGTGCACAACATCATTTACCAAGAGCTGTGCCGAGGCGAAGTCAAAGAAGAATCTCGTACTATCTATAGTCAAATTATTAAGAAGTTAAGCCAGCAAGGAGCTCAAGCGGTCATTCTTGGTTGTACCGAAATCGCCCTGTTGATTCAGCAGCAACACACCGATGTTCCGTTGTTTGATACCACTGCCATCCATGCTGAAGCGGCAGTTCGTTTGGCTATAGAGGCTAAGTAATAAGCTCCCAATAGGTTCCTATTTTGTTGCTAAACGCTGTTGTACGTTTATGAATCTGAGTCCTCGATATTCTATGCTGTGTACTGGATCCCATTTGTTATTCCTGCCAATTGCTAAGGTGATTAGTGAATATGTAGTAGACATACCCAATCACTTTACTCAACTGAAGAGGTTTATATGCTAGGTGAAAATCACTCTCTTGTTCACGAATTTCCTGAAATGAAAGACAAAATTGCTGAGCTCGCTAAAACAGACGATGGCTTTGCAACAGACATGAAGACATACGACAACCTTGATAAAGAGATTCGTAAACTAGAGCTGAAAGATTCACCCATTGATGACAGTTCGATGCAGCTACTAAAACATGAGCGCTCTGTACTTAAAGATTCATTGCATATTCGTTTATCTGCTTAGTTAATCGACGTGCTCTAGTTTTAAATAATTAAACTCCTTCGGGAGTTTAGTTATTTTGGTTCAATGTAGAGCAATGGCATGTTCATAAAGCGCTCTAATGCTGCCAACTGCCAATGTGAGTGACTTGCACACGATTATTAATATTTTTTTAATCAGATAATAAAAAAGCTTAGCGTGGGTAGCGCTAAGCTTTGTGACTTTCATGAACGATTAATTCTATAAGAATAATTATCCTACTTGAGAAAAATTCACCACTTTGCTTTGAAGTTTCTCTTTCAAGTAATCAGAAACGGCTTGCTGCTCTGCTTCGTTTAAGTACAGGCCAAGCTTGGTTCTGCGCCATAAGATGTCTTCGTCTGTCATCGCCATCTCTTCGTTGATCAAGTAATCGATCTCAGCTTGATAAACGCCATGTGCTTCGTTTGAAAAGTTAATTCCAAGGTCAGCTTCGCTCGTTGCACCTTCCAATAGGTTCCACGTGTAGGTACCAAATTGAGTCACGTAACGCAGCAGAAGTGCTTCTGATACCCAAGGGTATTTAGTGTGGATCATCTTCGCCAGTTGTTCTCTGCTGCAGCTGAAGTTACCACCTGGCAGAGTATCGTTAGCCGTCCACGGAGCCCCCATGTTTTTCAGGTATGGTTCAAGCTTCTTAAGTGCCGCTTCACCGAGCTTACGGTAGGTCGTTAACTTACCGCCAAAAATTGAAAGCAGTGGTGCTTGGTCTAGCTCTGCATCTAACTCTAGTGTGTAGTCGCGAGTGATCGCTTGTGGAGAATCAGATTCGTCATCACACAGTGGTCGAACGCCGCTGTATGTCCAAACTACATCCTCACGAGTTAGTTGATGAACAAAGTGCTGGTTAACGATGTCGACCAAGTAATCTACTTCGTCATCAGAGATAGCAACTTCACGTGGGTCGCCTTTGTATTCAAGATCGGTGGTGCCAATGATCGAAAACTTATCTAGGTAAGGGATCATAAACACAATGCGATTGTCTTTGTTTTGCAGAATGTACGCTTGGGGTTCGTCGTGAATACGCGGTACAACAATGTGCGAGCCTTTAATAAGACGAATATTACGGGGTGAAGCCTGCTCTAAGCCATCATCGAAGAATTGCTTAACCCAAGGTCCTGCCGCATTGACGAGTGCCTTTGCTTTGCGTTCGAAACGTTGATCCGTCATTACATCGTGGATCGTCACGTGCCAGATCCCACCTTCACGGTGTGCTTTCTCAACACGGCAGTAGTT encodes the following:
- a CDS encoding HAD family hydrolase; the protein is MKKITLLSVAILSSLSFSSFAKDCDPNLLPSWKDGESKSAIVDFVGQATKAESDTFVSVQDRIAVFDNDGTLWSEKPYYFQLAFALDRVKEMAPEHPEWKTEAPFKFVLEEDIESVLGSGEEGLLKIIMATHSGMTVEQYQQDVKQWLAVAKDERFNKAYTDLTYQPMKEMLTYLQDHDFKTYIVSGGGVDFMRAWAPQAYNIPPEQIIGSALKYNYSYNDGNPTVTKDSSILTIDDKAGKVTNIQHIIGKKPILAVGNSDGDQAMMQWATSQPNSMAMIVHHTDAEREWKYDRESHVGKLDKALDEANSRDDWTLIDMKSDWCEVY
- a CDS encoding aspartate/glutamate racemase family protein, whose protein sequence is MKTIGLLGGMSWESTMSYYKSINEGVKATLGGLNSAKVCMYSLNFDEIEKLQHQGRWADTADILSDAALSVEKGGADFILICTNTMHKVVPEIEEKITIPILHIADTTAQKLIEQGVQKVGLLGTAFTMEQDFYKGRLTDKFGIDVVIPDESDRKQVHNIIYQELCRGEVKEESRTIYSQIIKKLSQQGAQAVILGCTEIALLIQQQHTDVPLFDTTAIHAEAAVRLAIEAK
- a CDS encoding YdcH family protein, with the translated sequence MLGENHSLVHEFPEMKDKIAELAKTDDGFATDMKTYDNLDKEIRKLELKDSPIDDSSMQLLKHERSVLKDSLHIRLSA
- the glpD gene encoding glycerol-3-phosphate dehydrogenase, which produces MSAQQNNSKNSTPSTLDLIVIGGGINGAGIAADAAGRGLNVGLYEANDFASATSSASSKLIHGGLRYLEHYEFRLVSEALAEREVLLRKAPHVAQPMRFRLPHRPFLRPAWMIRCGLFLYDNLGKRTTLPGSKTVNLAKSGLLKPEMKTGFEYSDCWVDDARMVLLNVLAAKENNAEARNYCRVEKAHREGGIWHVTIHDVMTDQRFERKAKALVNAAGPWVKQFFDDGLEQASPRNIRLIKGSHIVVPRIHDEPQAYILQNKDNRIVFMIPYLDKFSIIGTTDLEYKGDPREVAISDDEVDYLVDIVNQHFVHQLTREDVVWTYSGVRPLCDDESDSPQAITRDYTLELDAELDQAPLLSIFGGKLTTYRKLGEAALKKLEPYLKNMGAPWTANDTLPGGNFSCSREQLAKMIHTKYPWVSEALLLRYVTQFGTYTWNLLEGATSEADLGINFSNEAHGVYQAEIDYLINEEMAMTDEDILWRRTKLGLYLNEAEQQAVSDYLKEKLQSKVVNFSQVG